Genomic segment of Candidatus Protochlamydia amoebophila UWE25:
TGAGAAGTATGGATTTCTTTTGCTTGCAAAAAAAAATGACAAAATAGAGAGAATAAAACTCCTTTTATGACTAAATTGAGATTCATTTAAAACTCATTGTTTAAATTATCAATCTTTTAAATATTTCCAGAGATCGATGCCTATCTCAGATAGACACAATCTCAAAGTATTAATAGGAAGTCCCATTACATTATAATAACATCCTTCCAGCTTTTTGATGATCAAACTTCCCGCTCCTTGAACCATGTATCCACCCGCTTTGTCTGCACAGTGAATCTTTTCTTGATATTGATGGATTTCATCATCTGTCAATGAATTAAATAAAACTTTTGTTTCTTCAAATTGTTGAATTTCTTGATTTTCATTTGATACGTTAACTCCTGTATAAACGGAATGCCAATGGCCAGCAAGTTCACGTAAATTTTGAAAAGCTTCTTCTTTACTACGTGGTTTTCCAAAAACTTTTCCTTCTTTGTAAACAATAGTGTCTGCAGAAATGAGAATATCTTTAGGAAATTGATATCTAAGTGATTTGGTTTTACCCGCGGATAAACTTAAAACATAGTGTTCTGGGTTACCTCCAAACGGGACTGTCTCTTCATCAAAGACAGGGCTCACTTGTTCAAAGGGAAGAGAAAAAAAATTTAAAATTTCTTTACGACGAGGAGATTGTGATCCTAAAATTATCTTCATTGTTATTATCCCTAGCTTAGAAATATTTGCGGGAAAAGTTGAATTTTTTGTTTATCTAAATTAAGTTTAGGACAATAAAGTTGCAACTGAGTTTTAATCTTTTCTTCAATTCGTTTTAAAGATTTGTAAGTTGGCATCTCCTCGGTAAAAAAACCAATATATTCTTTATCATTGCAATAAGCACTCTCAAATATTTTTTCCAGTTTCCACTTTTGTCTATTTTCTTGAGACGTTTGTTGAAGATGTATTGCAATTTCTCCTTGTAATAAATAGCCTAAAAAGAGACGTATTTGGATAGGGTTTGACATGAAATAACTTTATGGGAAATTTATGATTATTTTATCAAAAAATAGGTTTAAGAGATTATTCTAGAATTAGCTTACTATACGATATAGGCCATCCATGATTAAGAATGTTTTATCTCGATGGAATCCCTTAAATATATTTGGGACAGAAGTTGAGTATCAAGATTTACTTCATCAACCTCTTGAATCTGACGAAACGTTGATACAAGATAGTCGTGGTTGCATCCATCGTTTAAAAGTTTCTTCCAAACACTCTACCTTTTGGGAGACAGTTCTTTATTGGATTCAAATTCACCTTAATAAAAAAGGTCATTTGGATGCAATTGATAAATTATTATCTTCTTTTGATTCTTAAACCCTTCAATGTTCTTTTTTAGCAGCTAAAGAATTTAAAGAAATAAAATCTAATCTAGAAAGTTTAAAATCATTGAAAAATGATTATCATTTTCGACAATCAATTGACATTAAATTGGTTGATAAATGGTTGGCGGAAATTGAAGACAAAGCTTTTTCTATTTTTGAGTATAGTATGCAGAGAAAATGGCTAGAGAACAAGAAGAAGAAAGGAAAATTTTTTTTTATTTCTAATAGAATAAGTCAATTTATTTGTTATAAATTTAATTCATGACCATCAAAATAACCTACAGCAAATTAAATTTTTTTTATTAGCCTCTTCTCAACATTTATTTAAACTTTTTCAAAAGTATACTGAACACATCCACATTTGCTTATATAAAATTAAAATGTTAATAAAGAATATTAATTTATTAGAACATGAGCACCAGGATAAATTTACAATTATCTTTTTTGAAGAATATGTTTACCAAATGCGTAAAAAATTGACAAAAGGATTGAATCTCATTGAATTGCAAGTCATCACTCTAATTGATCATTTAAAAATTGCTTATCAAGTGAATGCCACCAAAGATGTTATTAAAAATCTGTTAGCCACCCTTGAAGTTAATTCGCGTGAAATAAGGCAAAACGAGGAAAAAGAAAGAAACAATTTACTGGCCGAAGTGAAAATTTTTCAGAGTCTATTGTCTACTTAAGATTAAAATAATTTATTTGGGCGTAGCTCATTCTATTATTATTGAGTTAGCCTTTTTTTTAATCGATCTGAAAATGTAAGAGCAACAATATCCAATAAATTTTGATGATTTTTGACAGATCTATTCTTTTCTAATCTATCTAAAATCTGTTGTCCATTGATTAAAATAGATTCAATTGAAGATGGAATAAAATTAATTTTATTAAGATGAGGATGTAAATAATACCTGTCATACATAGAGACAAATAAGGTTGTCAGCAAATGAATATCAGCATGCAATTCTTTTTCTTTAGATCCTTGTTCAAACTGCTTCGTGTAAACATTTAATTTATTTAATAAACTTGATTCAGTCCAAAAAAATAGAAGAACTTCTTCAGGATGTATCCCTTTGAAGTCCGGGGGAGTATAGGCATCTGCATGTGTAGAGTGAATGAGTTGGTAACGATATAGCATATAGTAAACAGAATAAATAAAAAGCTTAATTCCTATCGAAATATGAGATATTTCAAAATTTGGGTTTAATTTAAAAAGAGGATCTGTAGTTGTTCCTCCATGAATAATTTTTCGTTTGACTTCATAAAAATCGTCAATCCATTTCCAAAATAGCTCTAATGGTTTTGTAAATCTCAACGGAAGAAGAGGGCGAAGCTTATGTTTAAAATCTGCTGTGACTTGTTGATCATTAAGATCGAATAAAGCTTCAAAACTCGAAGCTAAAAAGACTACATCTTCTGGTTCAAATAAATATTCAGAAAACTGGACTTCCTTTTCAAAAAGATTAACAAACCGTTGAAAGAAGCGATCGACAAAATATCGGATGGAGCGAACGAGACGTTTATAGGCATGAATGGTAGCCATGTTTTCATGGGGAGCAGATTGATAAATTGTTAGCAGCGTTTTTCCCAGTCCTTGGCAGATGTCTTGATCAAGAAAATGAATACAAACAGTCTCTTCGCGATAACTCTCATTAATGTAAAGGTCTTTCCAGTTATCTTTGTTTTTAATAAAATCGAGAGTACAAGGAATGATTTTTCTAAAGGCATTAAAAGAAGGAATTTCATTTCCATAGTAAAGGTCTCGAAAAGTACAAGCAAAATAAAGCAAATAAAGAGCATTGACTAAAACAGCCTCTCTTTCTGAAACAGGAATTTGATTTGAGATAGAAATACATGTTGTTTCTTTAGGATATAGTTTGATTGTGTTAATCCACTCAATTTTTTCATTACCCGCCTTAGCTTTTATTTGACCAATAGAGTAAATGTAATTTTGAAAAAAAAGATGTTCAGTTTGATTTAAATAAGTTGAATATTGGGAAGCAGGCCAAAAGATAACAGCTCCAAATTGAATACATGTTTCTTTTGCTAATTCAACAAAGGGGAGGCAAGCATAAATCTGATAATTCAAATTACTATTATCCATTATCCACCTTAATCAAAGAATTTAAATATTTTTTTATGCAAACTGAATGCCATTTTCCTCAAAGTTTCTTTATATTTCACTAAGGAGATATTTTTTTAAATACTTTGTCCCAAATAATTGAGGGGCATTTTTTATTGCTGGGCATAAAAAATCGAAAAGTTAAATTCTCAATTAGAAAAATTATTCAAAAGGCGTAATTTCAGATTTGTGAAATGAAAAAGGCAGATCCGAAGACCTGCCTTTTGATCACTGATTTAGAAAATCAGACCTTAGTTCACAATTAAGCTCTCTTCTTGTGTGATCGGATTTTTAATGAAATCCGAGCTTACTTGCACTTTAGGACGTAAATCACCGCGACTATTAGCCTTAACAGTGATATAGTACTCAAGTGTTTGCCGAGGAGCGAGATTTGGGAATGGAGCAAATGTAACTGTTTGTCCCTTTAACTGAGCTGCAGATGCACCAGATGCGTTAACTGGAGTAAGCTCGCTTGGGAAGTTGACAACAACATTTACATTTGTATCATACTCTTGACCTTTGTTAGTCACAATCACTTTAAAGCGGCTTGTTTCACCAACACAAATTGGATTATCGGAATTTGTTATACCGACATCAAGAGCTGGGCGTCCTTTCCAGTTTGTACCAAATTCGCAGCTAGAGTTGCAACCTTCACAGTTAGTGACATTAACTCTATTAACAAAATAGCCAGGTGTGCAAGTTGTCAACGTAGCGTTGAATGTTGCTTTTTCACCAGCTTTTAGTTCTTTAAGTTTCCAAATAGCTTGTTTGCCATTAATGTTTGCACCAGAAGCTGTCACAATACTTGTTGCAGAAGGAGCTGTATCTGTAACAACAACTTCATGAAGTGACTTGTCACCTGTGTTCACAACTGTGATTTGGTAATCAGCATTTTGTCCGACAGGAACTTCTTTAGGTCCAACTTTTTGGCATTCAACTTGGCAGCATGCGACACATGTGCAAGCTTCGCAAGATGTTTGATTAGCATTGCAAGCTGTTACAACTGCTGTATTGCAGAAGTTTCCACGATGGCAAGTTGTTAAGCAGAAGTTCACTTTTTTCGTTTGGCAAGGCTCTAAGGTGCCTAACTTAAAGTTAAGAGTTTTTTGACCACTAGCATGTTCTAGTCCATCTGGAATATTGTCAGTAATGACAACATCTTCGGCTGGGCATGTACCAATGTTTGTTACAGTAATTGTATAGTTGATTGGTTCATTTGGACCAACTTCAGCTGGTGCATGTTTTTCACAAACAAGAACAGGTTTTGCACAAAGGAGAGCGCAATAGGCAACTGGAGTTGCTTTCACGCAGAAGCATGTGCAAAGATCACCTTCTCTTTCGCTTTTTAACCAAATTCTAGCTGGAACAGTTTGTCCTCGGTTCATGCTGCCAAAAGACCAAACAACATTACGGCCATCCACTTTTGCTTCTGGTTGGCTTCTCAAATAAGTTACACCTTCAGGAAGAGTAGTTGTTAGAATAACTTCACAAACATCACAGCTAGTAGAAATTTCTAAATCTAGAGGATATTGGTCACCAAGAATACACATCTTGGGATTTCGAGCTTTAACTGTTACCCCATTTGTAGAGCACTCACCTACAGGTCCAGCTTTACATTGCTTTAAAGGTGCTGCACACTTAGGTGGGCAGTGCTCTTGAGCAACTAAAGGGTAAGCAGGTTTGCTAGTCGCTTTTTGTGGAACCGCGCATGACTGTGGTTCACAAACTGGCCGGCATGAATTGAGAGTTTTGCAAGGCTCTGAACAAGGCTTGCATACAGGAGGACAGATTGGTTTACTTGGCGCACAAATCGGGGCCGAAGGTTCGCAATAATCGCTGCTTCCGTGTGAATTGGAACAGCCTGTCCAAAGAAGTGCCGAAACACCTAAAAAAACCAACGAGGTTAATATCCCTAGTTGTTTTCTCATAAAGACTCCTTGGTTAAGGTCTTAGTTGTAGAAGATTTTGGATAATTCTTTTGAATTATAAATTTAGAGTCAGTATCGTTACATGCCCTACAGTTTTTCTGATCTGATTAAGAAAGATGTCTTACTTACCGACCTTTATGAGCTGTATTTTTTTGCGAAACTTTTAGATGGCATGGGGTGCGTTTGAAAACTTCGCATTCATTTAAACTCATCGTTGAGTTTTTGTGTTTGACTTTTTCAATTTACACAACTCCTTTGCCAATTACTTAAAACTTTGTAACTAAGCAGAGAAATTATTCATCTACTTTTGAGTTTCACATGCATTGGCATGCAAATCGCATTTTAGTAGCAATCACTGTTGTCAAAATATTTTGGTTCGCATACCGGCTTTGGAGAACATGCCCTTGGCTCGCAGTAACGTGGCTTTGGAGAACACGGCTCACAGCTTGGGTTACGATCGAAACAGCAGCTAGATAAAGACAATACTAATGTAGCTAAAAAGCCTAAACCTAAAAATTTTTTCATAAAAGAACTCCTGTTAGTTTTTAAAAAGTGTAAAGGATAACATTCGTCATTTTCTATTACCCATTTATATATCGCCTTTTTCTTCATGTAAGCATGTTGATTAAGGGTCGATTAACAAAAAAGTATTTATCTCATTAAATACGCCTTAAGAATTAATTGTTCCAGAAGATTTTTTTAATTAAAAATGAGTTTTGCTAGAAACTGTTTTTAACTCCTTGGTTTTCAAATTGATAAAAATTTTTAAAGTGCAAAAAAAATCTCTTTAAAAAAATTCTAAAAAAAACAGGAAAATAGGAAATGATAAGCAATAAATAAGTTTTCCTTGCTTTAAAAAGCCTTCAAAATCTATTAAAAATATGATTAAGGTAGTAGATTTCTTGAAAGTTTTGTTAAACACAAAGAATTGGTTAGATTCATAAAATTAAAACTTTATAAAAAATGAAAATAAGGAAATTTTTAAATTTTTAATTTTCCTTGCCATCCTAGTTTTTCTCTTAGAGTAGCGAAATAATCATGCCTTTCTAAGCAAACTAAATCAAAAGTTTGAGAAGAAATAGAAGCATGAAAAATTTCGTTTGTTGATAAGCTAAAACTCGATATGCCATCTGAGGAAACTTCAACGGGAGCGTAGGAACTTAAATATTTAACTTGAATAGATATTTCTGGCATTAAAACAATGGGGCGATTAGAAATCGTATGGGGACAAATAGGAGTAAGAACAAAAGCTTTTAATTCTGGCGTTAAAATCGGGCCGCCGGCTGCCAAAGAGTATGCTGTTGATCCACTAGGAGTCGAGATAATCATCCCATCAGCTGAAAAAGTGTTGAGATAGTTTCCATCCACATAAATAGCTAAATCAATTAAGCATGGATTCTGAGCACGGTGAATAACGACTTCATTAACTGCAAAACAAGAGGGCTTACATAATACAGAACCTTCCACCATCATCCGTTTTTGAACACGATAACGTCCTTTAATTAAATCTTCTAAGCTTGGAAAAATGCCATCTAACGGAATGTCAGCTAAAAAACCAAGACTTCCTAAATTAATTCCAAGTAAAGGAGCATGAATAGTTGGGTGTTTATGAATGAGTCGTAAGATTGTGCCATCTCCTCCGAGAGAAATACGAAAATTGATATGTTGAACGTTTACTTGTGATAGGGGAAATACGTTTAATTGTTTGGCATGTTTATCTTCGGCAGTAATTTCAATATTTCGAGAAATCAAAAACTGGCAAATCTCTGCTGCAATTTTTAAGGAGGGATCTTTACTTTCATTAGGAAATAGTGCAATCATCATAGCATATCTACTTGTTCAAGTATGTCTTACAAACTTTGAAAATAATTTAAGCAACAGGATTAAGGGTATTTTGTGCTATTAAATTAAAATGAGATTGAATTTGTCTGAAAATTTTTTCAGGCACCAAGCCAATCTCGTTTAAAAGATCCTGATTTCTACCATGATCGAGAAAAGCTTCGGGTATTCCCAAATTTAAAACTTGTATTTGATTAAACCCTTGTCCAACTAAAAAGTTGTTAATAATCGAGCCCATCCCAGAAACAACACTATGTTCTTCAATGGTGACAATTTTATTGTGATTAAGAAGCAGCTTACAAAAAAGTTCCGAGTCTAATGGTTTAACAAAAATAGGATCTAAAACTGTAGCTTCAATGCCAGTCTGAGCTAATAGGTCTCGGACTTTTAATGCCGCCTGATTCATATGACCTAAGGCGACAATTAAAATTTCGGTGCCTTCAATTAGAACTTCTCCCTTTCCTAATTCTCTTTCACAAATAGGATGGTTAAATTCTTCGGTCATTAAGTTTGGATAACGGATAGCCGTTGGCCTTTTCCAACTAAAAGCCGATTCCATCAACTCTTTTAAAACCTGTCCATTACGAGGCTGTGCAATAATCATATTTGGCATCGCATTCAAAAATGAAATATCATAGATCCCGTGATGGGTAGAACCATCAGGTCCTGAAATTCCTGCTCGATCAATGGCAAATACGACCGGTAACTCTTGCAAGCAAATATCATGAAAAACGTTGTCAAAAGCTCTTTGTAAGAAAGTTGCATAAATAGAGGCGACGATTTTCATTTTACCTCCATATGCCATACCCCCTGCAAAAGTAATCGCATGAGATTCAGCAATACCCACATCAATACAGCGTTCAGGAAAAGTTTTCATAAAATCATCTAAGCAAGACCCTGCAGACATGGCTGGGGTTATTGCCACAATGCTAGGATCTTTTTCAGCCATTTTTAAAAGATGAGAACCAAATATTTTGGGAAAAGTAGGTTTGGTTACCGGGTTTGGTAAAAATTTACCAGTATCTTTACTAAACGGCTTGGCTCCGTGGTAAGAGATGGGATTTTTGATGGCTTCATCCATTCCTTCCCCTTTTCTGGTCAAAACATGAATGATAACTGGCCAGTTAGAGTCTTTTACACCTTCTAAAACATCCACTAGTTTTTTTGTGTCGTGTCCATCAATCGGTCCTATATAAGAAAGACCATATTGTTCAAAATAAACGGCAGGGCTCACCAAGTTTTTTAAAGATTCAGTGATTTTATGTCCTTGTTGTGAAAGAATGGGACCATAATTAGGTATTTTAGAAACGATTGTATCAAGCTCTTGGTGAATTTTATTTGTTGTAGGATTACTTAGTAAGCGACTTAAAATATGCGTAATTGCTCCCACATTTTTAGAAATAGACATAGCATTATCATTGAGAATTACGATAAAGCGTTTAAGCTCTCGAGAAATATTGTTTAGGGCCTCTAAAGTTAATCCACATGTTAAAGTTGCATCACCAATAATTGGGATAATATAATCTTTTCTCTTGGTTAAGTCTCTATTTTTGGCAACACCTAATGCTAAGGAAAGAGCGGTTCCTGCATGTCCTGCATGGAAGTGATCATGAATAGATTCCTTAGGATGAGAAAATCCACACAATCCTTTGAATTGTCTAATTTCATGAAAGCGATCATTTCGACCTGTTAGTAATTTATGAACATAAGTTTGGTGACTAACATCCCAGATAAATTTGTCATCAGGGGACTCAAAAACTTTATGCAGAGCTAAAGTGAGTTCAACCACACCCAAATTTGAGGCTAAATGTCCTCCATTAACAGATAAAACTTCAATAATGCGTTGTCTAATTTCATGAGCTAAGTACTTGAGATCACTATAGGAAAGATTTTTGATATCATTGGGATGATTCAAATTCGATAGAATTGATTGTGTCATTCAAAATCCTTTATAGTCACTTAATTAAAAAGTCATCTCTCAAAAAGTTTTTATTGACATTCTAAGACGGAAGACTGCAATAAAAAGATAAATTAAGAGGTTGAAGCGATCTTAAAATCTTGAATGATAGGTTTGTCGTCGTTTCCTAGTGTTAATTCACCACTACGGTTTTTGACTAGAATCTCTATTTTTCGTTCAGCATCATTTAATCGTTTATTGCAAATTATTATTAACTGATCAGCTTCTTCATAAAGTTTAAGAGATTCATCAAGGCTTACTGTACCGCTATTCATCTTTTCAAGTATTTCTTCTAAGCGGCATAAAGCTGTTTCAAAGCTAGCAGTAGGTTCTTGATCAGATGGATTATTCACGAGGATTCACTTCGTTGATAGTGATTAAGGCTTCGCCGTCAGATAATAAGAGCTTGGCTTTTTGCCCTTTTTTAAGTTTACATATTGAATTTATAACGAATACTTCTTTTTCCGCAAATAGAATACTATAGCCTTGTTTTAAAAGATTTTTGGGATCAACAGCTTTTAAAATATTAGTTATATGTAAAATTTTCTGTTTTGAAGATAAGATTCGATCTCTGATTAATTGATTATTTTTGATTCTATAGTCTTTTCCTTTAAAAAGATATTTTTTTTGCCCAATTAAATAGGTCCACTGTTGCTTTAAACGATATTCAATTTGTTCAATCTTTTTTTTATTTTGCAAAAGTAAATCTTGCATTTTTCTTGAAAAAATACCATTCCAGTCTCTCAAATGCTTTCTAAGGTGAATGATTTGATTAGATGGTTTCAAGAGCTGGGTTTGGCGAGCAAAAGATTCTAATTGATGTTTTTTGAAAGTAATAATCTGTTTGAGTTGGTTAGAAAGATCCTCTTTCAAATCATCAAGTTTTTGCATTCTCCATTCTGTAATAACATGAGGATGAGTAATAAAAAGATGTTTGCTAAAACCTTTTAAACGGTAGTGCCCTGATTGGATAAGATTTTGAATAGCTTGCTGTATTCGCCTTCTTAAAGTTTTTAAATGTTCAAGTTGTTGATTTTTTTCTGAAATGACAATCTCTGCGGCAGCAGAAGGCGTGGGAGCTCTAATATCTGCAACATAATCAGCGATGCAATGATCTGTTTCATGCCCAACAGCACTAATAATCGGGATTTGACTGTTATAAATAGCTTCAGCAACAATTTCTTCATTGAAAGGCCATAAATCTTCTAAACTTCCTCCACCTCTTCCTACAATTAAAACATCAACTAATTGATATCGGTTGAATTGTTCGATTGCACGAGCAATCTCTTTTGCTGCTCCTTCTCCTTGAACTTTGACAGGATTAAGTATGAGATGAAAACCTGAAAAACGACGTGTTAAAATTTGTAAAATATCTTGAATAACTGCACCTGTAGGACTGGTTATCACACCGATTTTTTTAGGAAAACGAGGAATCGGTTTTTTATGAATCGCTTTAAACCAACCTTTTTGATGAAGTTTAATTTTGAGCTGTTCTAATTTCTGAAGAAGTTCCCCTATACCCACATAAGAAAGTTCTCGAATAATCAGCTGATAATTTCCTTTAGGTGGATAAACACTTATTTCTCCTTTTATCATGACATGATCACCCCCTTTTGGAGGAGTTTTCAACAAAGAAGCTTCGGCTTTAAACATCACAGCAGAAATTTGAGCTGTTGCATCTTTTAGAGAAAAGTAAAAGTGACCAGATGATTGCTCTTTAAAATTGCTGATTTCACCCTGTAAATAAATAAAAGGAAACATCGACTCTAAATTGAGTTTGATGGCTTGAGTCAATTGTGTAACCGTTAATAGAGGGGGGGTGTCTGATTGCATAAAACTCAAATTAAAAATTTTTAAAATTGCAATTTGTGAATCGTATGATGTATATCATCTGGCGCTTAAGCTTGGGTTTACCAACCTTTTTTATGTATACAGCAATCTCAAACCATGAGATAATAGTTGATTTACGTTTTTTTTAACAATTAATGAATAGTTAATTTTTTTAATTTAAAAGCATATTACATATTAATATCAAAAAAAATATTTACAAAATTAATTAGTAACAGGTAAAAATGGATTTTAATCTAAAAATTTTTTTAATAAATTTTAATGAAGGATTTACGTTTTTTCTGATTTTTCCGAGTATCATCCTTTTTGGACTTTATCTAACGTTTAAATTGCAATTTGTTCAAATATCAAAGCTAAAA
This window contains:
- the xseA gene encoding exodeoxyribonuclease VII large subunit, whose translation is MQSDTPPLLTVTQLTQAIKLNLESMFPFIYLQGEISNFKEQSSGHFYFSLKDATAQISAVMFKAEASLLKTPPKGGDHVMIKGEISVYPPKGNYQLIIRELSYVGIGELLQKLEQLKIKLHQKGWFKAIHKKPIPRFPKKIGVITSPTGAVIQDILQILTRRFSGFHLILNPVKVQGEGAAKEIARAIEQFNRYQLVDVLIVGRGGGSLEDLWPFNEEIVAEAIYNSQIPIISAVGHETDHCIADYVADIRAPTPSAAAEIVISEKNQQLEHLKTLRRRIQQAIQNLIQSGHYRLKGFSKHLFITHPHVITEWRMQKLDDLKEDLSNQLKQIITFKKHQLESFARQTQLLKPSNQIIHLRKHLRDWNGIFSRKMQDLLLQNKKKIEQIEYRLKQQWTYLIGQKKYLFKGKDYRIKNNQLIRDRILSSKQKILHITNILKAVDPKNLLKQGYSILFAEKEVFVINSICKLKKGQKAKLLLSDGEALITINEVNPRE
- a CDS encoding NAD(+)/NADH kinase, which gives rise to MMIALFPNESKDPSLKIAAEICQFLISRNIEITAEDKHAKQLNVFPLSQVNVQHINFRISLGGDGTILRLIHKHPTIHAPLLGINLGSLGFLADIPLDGIFPSLEDLIKGRYRVQKRMMVEGSVLCKPSCFAVNEVVIHRAQNPCLIDLAIYVDGNYLNTFSADGMIISTPSGSTAYSLAAGGPILTPELKAFVLTPICPHTISNRPIVLMPEISIQVKYLSSYAPVEVSSDGISSFSLSTNEIFHASISSQTFDLVCLERHDYFATLREKLGWQGKLKI
- a CDS encoding exodeoxyribonuclease VII small subunit, whose amino-acid sequence is MNNPSDQEPTASFETALCRLEEILEKMNSGTVSLDESLKLYEEADQLIIICNKRLNDAERKIEILVKNRSGELTLGNDDKPIIQDFKIASTS
- a CDS encoding 1-deoxy-D-xylulose-5-phosphate synthase, yielding MTQSILSNLNHPNDIKNLSYSDLKYLAHEIRQRIIEVLSVNGGHLASNLGVVELTLALHKVFESPDDKFIWDVSHQTYVHKLLTGRNDRFHEIRQFKGLCGFSHPKESIHDHFHAGHAGTALSLALGVAKNRDLTKRKDYIIPIIGDATLTCGLTLEALNNISRELKRFIVILNDNAMSISKNVGAITHILSRLLSNPTTNKIHQELDTIVSKIPNYGPILSQQGHKITESLKNLVSPAVYFEQYGLSYIGPIDGHDTKKLVDVLEGVKDSNWPVIIHVLTRKGEGMDEAIKNPISYHGAKPFSKDTGKFLPNPVTKPTFPKIFGSHLLKMAEKDPSIVAITPAMSAGSCLDDFMKTFPERCIDVGIAESHAITFAGGMAYGGKMKIVASIYATFLQRAFDNVFHDICLQELPVVFAIDRAGISGPDGSTHHGIYDISFLNAMPNMIIAQPRNGQVLKELMESAFSWKRPTAIRYPNLMTEEFNHPICERELGKGEVLIEGTEILIVALGHMNQAALKVRDLLAQTGIEATVLDPIFVKPLDSELFCKLLLNHNKIVTIEEHSVVSGMGSIINNFLVGQGFNQIQVLNLGIPEAFLDHGRNQDLLNEIGLVPEKIFRQIQSHFNLIAQNTLNPVA
- a CDS encoding DUF11 domain-containing protein, with product MRKQLGILTSLVFLGVSALLWTGCSNSHGSSDYCEPSAPICAPSKPICPPVCKPCSEPCKTLNSCRPVCEPQSCAVPQKATSKPAYPLVAQEHCPPKCAAPLKQCKAGPVGECSTNGVTVKARNPKMCILGDQYPLDLEISTSCDVCEVILTTTLPEGVTYLRSQPEAKVDGRNVVWSFGSMNRGQTVPARIWLKSEREGDLCTCFCVKATPVAYCALLCAKPVLVCEKHAPAEVGPNEPINYTITVTNIGTCPAEDVVITDNIPDGLEHASGQKTLNFKLGTLEPCQTKKVNFCLTTCHRGNFCNTAVVTACNANQTSCEACTCVACCQVECQKVGPKEVPVGQNADYQITVVNTGDKSLHEVVVTDTAPSATSIVTASGANINGKQAIWKLKELKAGEKATFNATLTTCTPGYFVNRVNVTNCEGCNSSCEFGTNWKGRPALDVGITNSDNPICVGETSRFKVIVTNKGQEYDTNVNVVVNFPSELTPVNASGASAAQLKGQTVTFAPFPNLAPRQTLEYYITVKANSRGDLRPKVQVSSDFIKNPITQEESLIVN
- a CDS encoding Maf family protein; its protein translation is MKIILGSQSPRRKEILNFFSLPFEQVSPVFDEETVPFGGNPEHYVLSLSAGKTKSLRYQFPKDILISADTIVYKEGKVFGKPRSKEEAFQNLRELAGHWHSVYTGVNVSNENQEIQQFEETKVLFNSLTDDEIHQYQEKIHCADKAGGYMVQGAGSLIIKKLEGCYYNVMGLPINTLRLCLSEIGIDLWKYLKD